The Cellulophaga sp. L1A9 genome window below encodes:
- a CDS encoding YggS family pyridoxal phosphate-dependent enzyme, which yields MSIARNLKKIKASLPGTVTLVAVSKTKPITDLIEAYEVGQRIFGENKIQEMTQKWEELPKDIQWHMIGHVQTNKVKYMAEYVHLVHGVDSFKLLKEINKQAKKYNRTIDCLLQIHIAEEDTKFGLDKEELLAILASDEFKALNNVRIKGLMGMATFTENEDQVRREFKSLKSLYDLTNTKLDDLDTLSMGMSGDYKIAIEEGSTMVRIGSSIFGGR from the coding sequence ATGTCTATTGCTCGTAATTTAAAAAAAATTAAAGCCTCGTTGCCTGGAACTGTGACCCTTGTTGCCGTTTCTAAAACGAAACCTATTACTGATTTAATTGAAGCGTACGAAGTTGGCCAACGAATTTTTGGAGAAAATAAAATCCAAGAAATGACCCAAAAATGGGAAGAGCTACCTAAAGACATTCAATGGCATATGATTGGTCATGTACAAACAAACAAAGTAAAGTACATGGCAGAATATGTTCACTTAGTTCATGGTGTAGATAGTTTTAAGTTATTAAAAGAAATTAATAAACAAGCAAAAAAATACAATAGAACTATAGACTGTCTATTGCAAATACACATTGCTGAAGAGGATACTAAATTTGGTTTAGATAAAGAAGAATTGCTAGCTATTTTAGCTTCAGATGAATTTAAAGCTTTAAATAATGTAAGAATTAAAGGCCTTATGGGAATGGCTACTTTTACCGAAAATGAGGATCAAGTTCGCAGAGAATTTAAATCTTTAAAATCTTTGTATGACCTTACAAATACAAAATTAGACGATTTAGACACTTTATCTATGGGGATGAGTGGCGACTACAAAATAGCCATTGAAGAAGGTAGTACCATGGTAAGAATTGGTAGTAGCATTTTTGGAGGCAGATAA
- a CDS encoding gluconokinase, translating to MNKFDGVIFYIMGVSGTGKSTIGKLLSKEWGIPFYDGDDFHPQANIDKMAAGHPLNDEDRHDWLVKLNSIGIENSNKGALIACSALKKKYRTLLSNTLQKHCFIFLEGSFELIYNRLNSRENHFMRSDLLKSQFDALETPDSTENVITVSISLNPEEIITEIKNQLN from the coding sequence ATGAACAAGTTTGATGGCGTAATTTTTTATATAATGGGTGTTTCGGGAACAGGAAAAAGCACCATCGGAAAACTACTTTCTAAAGAATGGGGCATTCCATTTTATGATGGTGACGACTTTCATCCCCAAGCAAATATTGATAAAATGGCAGCCGGCCATCCATTAAATGATGAGGACCGCCACGATTGGTTAGTGAAACTAAATAGCATAGGTATAGAAAACAGTAATAAAGGTGCTTTAATTGCTTGTTCTGCACTTAAAAAAAAATACCGAACTTTGTTATCTAATACATTGCAAAAGCACTGCTTTATCTTTCTAGAAGGCTCTTTTGAACTTATTTATAATAGATTGAATAGCAGAGAGAATCATTTCATGCGTTCAGACCTTTTAAAGTCTCAATTTGATGCTTTAGAAACACCTGATTCTACGGAGAATGTTATTACAGTATCTATTAGCTTAAATCCTGAAGAAATTATTACCGAAATAAAAAACCAACTCAACTAG
- a CDS encoding response regulator transcription factor, whose amino-acid sequence METVNKKILLVEDDPNFGIVLKDYLSMNDFDVVLAKNGMEGFEKFKKDNYDICILDVMMPYKDGFTLAKEIREKNENVPIVFLTAKTMKEDVLKGYKAGADDYLNKPFDSEVLLMKLKAILQRKASSTLADSRKFEFTIGNFQLNSKLRFLKYKDQEPVKLSPKENELLRLLALHENDLMPRELALTKIWRDDNYFTSRSMDVYIAKLRKYLKVDDTVEILNIHGEGFRLVVKTAEEK is encoded by the coding sequence ATGGAGACAGTAAACAAAAAAATACTTTTGGTAGAGGATGACCCAAATTTCGGTATCGTTCTTAAAGATTATTTGTCTATGAACGATTTTGACGTCGTTTTAGCAAAAAACGGAATGGAAGGTTTTGAAAAATTTAAAAAAGATAATTATGACATCTGTATTTTAGATGTGATGATGCCTTATAAAGATGGATTTACTTTAGCGAAAGAAATTCGCGAAAAAAACGAAAATGTGCCAATCGTATTCTTGACTGCTAAAACCATGAAAGAAGATGTATTAAAGGGGTATAAAGCTGGTGCAGATGATTATTTAAATAAACCATTTGACTCTGAAGTACTTTTAATGAAACTTAAAGCTATTTTACAAAGGAAAGCTTCAAGTACCTTAGCAGATAGTCGTAAGTTCGAATTTACAATCGGAAATTTCCAACTAAATTCTAAACTTCGTTTTCTTAAGTATAAAGATCAGGAGCCTGTGAAATTATCTCCAAAAGAAAATGAGTTATTACGTCTTTTGGCTTTACATGAAAATGATTTAATGCCTAGAGAGCTTGCTTTAACAAAAATATGGAGGGATGACAACTATTTTACATCTCGTAGTATGGACGTATACATCGCTAAGCTTAGAAAATATTTAAAAGTTGATGATACTGTAGAGATTTTGAATATTCACGGTGAAGGATTCCGATTAGTAGTAAAAACTGCAGAGGAGAAATAA
- a CDS encoding CdaR family protein, whose translation MSWFINKLSEDYTGRATFDVVYVNVPDSLLFVGASKDHIDVKLKASGFTFLGFGFKNKTVTIDVSKAEQKDDAYIVPRSVYQLQIEKQLPHSMEFLGVDEGDAIVLEIYELKRKKVPVMQRLKIDFSQNYMLEGAIIISPDSILVKGPGKVLEEIESIQTEVKKISNVTEDFSEELLLQTPENTDNITYLTAKVFVKGKVVRFSEKIIEAPIKVINLPDNFEIKLFPDTVKIVCKAKIDDLKDLKTTDFSVVADYNLIQDDAKHAIVLKLETFPEYLSDIRLMSNEVRYILKRK comes from the coding sequence ATGTCGTGGTTTATTAATAAACTTTCTGAAGACTATACCGGACGAGCGACGTTTGATGTGGTATATGTAAACGTACCAGACAGCCTGCTATTTGTAGGCGCATCAAAAGATCATATTGATGTTAAACTTAAGGCTAGCGGATTTACTTTTTTAGGTTTTGGTTTTAAAAACAAAACAGTAACAATAGACGTCTCAAAAGCAGAACAAAAGGATGATGCTTACATCGTTCCAAGAAGTGTCTATCAATTGCAAATAGAAAAACAATTGCCACATTCAATGGAATTCTTAGGAGTAGATGAAGGCGATGCTATCGTTTTAGAAATTTACGAGTTGAAGCGAAAAAAAGTTCCAGTGATGCAAAGACTGAAAATTGATTTTTCTCAAAACTACATGTTAGAAGGGGCTATAATAATAAGTCCTGATAGTATTTTAGTTAAAGGGCCAGGGAAAGTTTTGGAGGAAATTGAAAGTATCCAAACTGAAGTGAAAAAAATAAGTAACGTGACTGAAGATTTCAGTGAAGAATTGCTGTTGCAAACGCCAGAAAACACAGATAACATCACCTACCTTACCGCTAAAGTCTTTGTAAAAGGAAAAGTGGTTAGGTTTTCAGAAAAAATAATAGAAGCACCTATCAAGGTGATAAATTTGCCAGATAATTTTGAAATTAAACTATTTCCAGATACAGTAAAGATTGTCTGTAAAGCAAAAATAGATGATTTAAAAGATCTGAAAACAACTGATTTTAGTGTGGTGGCAGATTACAATTTAATTCAGGATGATGCTAAACATGCCATTGTATTAAAGTTAGAGACATTTCCCGAATATTTGAGTGATATACGGCTTATGTCTAACGAAGTACGATATATTTTAAAGCGGAAATAA
- the miaA gene encoding tRNA (adenosine(37)-N6)-dimethylallyltransferase MiaA encodes MERTLISVVGPTAIGKTKLAIALAKHYNTEIISADSRQFFKEMNIGTAVPSLEELAAAPHHFIQHKSISEPYSVGDFERDAIAKLEQLFKRNSVVIMVGGSGLYVDAVTKGLDHFPEVEESVRQKLNKELAEKGISALQKQLQHLDPDYFKRVDIHNPHRLVRALEICIGTGKPYSSFLKKDKNKRSFKTITIGIEADRAMIYERINLRVDLMIKAGLLEEVKSLIEHKALNALQTVGYKELFNYFDGLWELDFAISEIKKNTRRFSKRQLTWFRKTAGITWVDFDEKITDVVHKIETDNK; translated from the coding sequence ATGGAAAGAACCTTAATCTCCGTGGTAGGACCTACCGCAATAGGCAAAACAAAACTCGCTATTGCTCTTGCTAAACATTACAATACCGAAATAATTTCCGCAGATTCACGACAATTTTTTAAAGAAATGAATATTGGAACAGCGGTGCCTTCCTTAGAAGAATTAGCAGCAGCTCCACATCATTTTATACAACACAAAAGCATTTCCGAACCTTATTCTGTTGGTGACTTTGAACGAGATGCCATCGCTAAACTAGAGCAGTTATTTAAACGAAATTCTGTTGTCATTATGGTTGGCGGAAGCGGCCTTTACGTAGACGCTGTTACTAAAGGGCTAGATCATTTTCCTGAAGTCGAGGAAAGTGTACGCCAAAAACTGAATAAAGAACTTGCTGAAAAAGGTATTTCTGCGCTACAAAAGCAATTACAACACTTAGATCCTGATTATTTTAAAAGAGTTGATATTCATAATCCACACCGATTAGTACGCGCTTTAGAAATTTGCATTGGAACAGGAAAACCATATTCCTCCTTTTTGAAGAAAGATAAAAACAAAAGATCCTTTAAAACGATTACCATTGGTATTGAGGCCGATAGAGCAATGATTTATGAGCGTATTAATCTACGAGTAGACCTCATGATAAAAGCAGGACTTCTTGAAGAAGTAAAATCACTAATAGAACACAAAGCGTTAAATGCCTTGCAAACTGTAGGTTATAAAGAATTATTTAATTATTTTGATGGACTTTGGGAACTAGATTTCGCAATTTCTGAAATCAAAAAAAATACAAGAAGATTTTCTAAACGACAACTTACTTGGTTTCGTAAAACAGCGGGAATTACTTGGGTAGATTTTGATGAGAAAATCACAGACGTAGTACATAAAATTGAAACCGATAATAAATGA
- a CDS encoding ion transporter, producing MRRHKPDKGWQHKVHEIIYEADTPLGKGFDIILIILIIISVIIVMLESIKELDAKYHSILLAFEWVITIFFTIEYIARVVSIKKPFKYIFSFYGIIDLLSTIPLYISYILAGSQVLLAIRALRLLRVFRILKLVRFLGEASQLKSALKASRAKIIVFLFAVLIVSVLLGTLMYLVEGEDAGFTSIPISIYWTIVTLTTVGYGDIAPITPQGQFIATLIMLVGYGIIAVPTGIVTVEFGKQKQGNSSAKEGKYVHVNTQSCPSCSAEGHRDDATHCYNCGSKL from the coding sequence TTGAGAAGACACAAACCAGATAAAGGTTGGCAACATAAGGTTCACGAAATAATATATGAAGCAGATACCCCATTAGGTAAAGGTTTCGATATTATTTTGATTATTTTAATTATCATTAGTGTAATTATAGTAATGTTAGAAAGCATTAAAGAACTAGATGCTAAATACCATTCTATTCTTCTTGCTTTTGAATGGGTTATCACTATCTTTTTTACCATTGAATACATTGCTAGAGTAGTTAGCATTAAAAAACCGTTTAAATATATCTTTAGCTTTTATGGTATTATAGATTTACTTTCTACAATACCACTATACATTTCTTATATTCTTGCCGGATCTCAAGTACTACTTGCCATTAGAGCGTTACGATTATTGCGGGTTTTTAGAATATTAAAACTCGTTAGATTTCTTGGTGAAGCATCACAATTAAAAAGTGCCCTTAAAGCAAGTAGGGCTAAAATCATAGTTTTCTTATTTGCAGTGCTAATCGTCTCAGTTCTTCTGGGAACCCTTATGTATTTAGTAGAAGGTGAGGATGCTGGTTTTACAAGCATTCCAATAAGTATTTATTGGACCATTGTTACCCTTACTACGGTAGGATATGGGGATATTGCTCCTATAACACCACAAGGACAATTTATTGCCACCCTAATTATGTTGGTGGGGTACGGAATTATCGCTGTTCCAACAGGAATAGTTACCGTAGAATTTGGCAAACAAAAACAAGGAAATTCAAGTGCAAAAGAAGGAAAATATGTTCATGTAAATACACAATCATGCCCTTCCTGTTCTGCTGAAGGACATAGAGATGATGCAACGCATTGTTATAACTGTGGAAGTAAATTATAA
- a CDS encoding exonuclease domain-containing protein, with protein MYAILDIETTGGKYNEEGITEIAIHKFDGHQVVDQFISLVNPEKEIQPFVVKLTGITNKMLVTAPKFYEVAKRIVEITEGTVLIAHNAQFDYRILRTEFRRLGFNFERKTICTVELAQKLLPEAESYSLGKLVRSLGIPVSDRHRANGDALATLKLFKLLLSKDLDKTIVKSVLKAETLGELSPRQLDIVDDLPSEVGVFYMHNKDGEIILLNKSNNIKKRVNQYFTNSGNRARRIQKETRKVTFEKTGNELIALLKENEELGRNKPKYNPFHKRKLFTFGVYASLNEQGYLQLKAEKINNTIHQRVATFNSLVAAENFLHAVRDEYQLCNKINGLSQAKANCSKFDEGTCLGACIAKEATETYNTRVKELIQKYSLTDKNIAIIDKGRVLGEKSVILIKEGVLKGLGFCDLNYQINNLPILESIITPMEGNENTNHIIETYLRKRKVQKIIDIKE; from the coding sequence ATGTACGCAATATTAGATATTGAAACTACTGGAGGGAAATACAATGAAGAAGGTATCACAGAAATAGCTATTCACAAATTTGATGGACACCAAGTGGTTGATCAGTTTATTAGCTTAGTAAATCCTGAAAAAGAGATTCAACCTTTTGTAGTGAAATTAACAGGAATCACTAATAAAATGTTAGTTACCGCTCCAAAATTTTACGAAGTAGCAAAACGGATTGTTGAAATCACGGAAGGCACTGTTTTAATTGCGCATAATGCACAATTTGATTACCGAATACTTCGCACAGAATTTAGACGGTTAGGCTTTAATTTTGAACGAAAAACAATCTGCACTGTAGAGTTAGCTCAAAAATTGCTGCCAGAAGCAGAATCATACAGTCTTGGCAAACTGGTGAGATCACTAGGGATTCCTGTGAGCGATCGTCATAGAGCCAACGGTGATGCACTGGCCACTCTAAAACTTTTTAAATTATTACTCTCTAAGGATTTAGATAAAACTATTGTTAAATCTGTTTTAAAAGCAGAAACTCTTGGCGAATTATCTCCAAGACAACTAGATATCGTAGACGATTTACCTTCTGAAGTTGGGGTATTTTACATGCACAACAAAGATGGAGAAATCATCTTATTAAATAAAAGCAATAATATTAAAAAACGTGTCAATCAATATTTTACAAACAGTGGCAACAGAGCCCGAAGAATACAAAAAGAAACCCGCAAGGTAACTTTTGAGAAAACAGGAAATGAACTGATTGCACTTTTAAAAGAAAATGAAGAATTAGGACGCAACAAACCTAAATACAACCCTTTTCACAAACGAAAGCTATTTACATTTGGAGTATATGCCTCTTTAAATGAACAAGGATATTTACAATTAAAAGCAGAAAAAATAAATAATACCATTCACCAAAGGGTTGCCACTTTTAATAGTTTAGTTGCCGCTGAAAATTTTTTGCATGCGGTACGGGATGAATATCAACTTTGTAATAAAATAAATGGTTTATCTCAAGCAAAGGCTAATTGTTCTAAATTCGATGAAGGCACATGTTTAGGAGCCTGTATAGCAAAAGAAGCTACAGAAACCTACAACACTAGAGTTAAAGAACTCATCCAGAAATACAGCTTAACCGATAAAAATATCGCAATCATTGATAAAGGTAGAGTATTAGGAGAAAAAAGTGTTATTCTAATTAAGGAGGGCGTTCTAAAAGGCTTAGGTTTTTGTGATCTTAACTATCAAATAAATAATTTACCTATCTTAGAATCAATTATTACCCCTATGGAAGGTAATGAAAACACGAATCACATCATTGAAACTTATTTACGCAAAAGAAAAGTCCAAAAAATAATTGACATTAAGGAATAG
- the coaE gene encoding dephospho-CoA kinase (Dephospho-CoA kinase (CoaE) performs the final step in coenzyme A biosynthesis.) produces the protein MIVGLTGGIGSGKTTVAKMFHALGVPVYYSDLEAKKLMVDSEVLSGKIKALLGEESYLDNKLNRSYIANKVFTNPDLLAKLNAIVHPAVKDHFISWVKNQEFPYIIQETAIIFENSSEDRFAKIILVTAPEKIRIERVVSRDHISIEKVKERIDNQWSDEKKAALSDFVINNLDLEKTSFLVAEIHKQLLKLSSFTSKF, from the coding sequence ATGATTGTTGGTTTAACAGGTGGAATAGGAAGTGGAAAAACTACGGTAGCAAAAATGTTTCATGCTTTAGGTGTGCCTGTCTATTATTCAGATTTAGAGGCTAAAAAACTTATGGTAGATTCAGAAGTTCTTAGCGGTAAAATTAAAGCGCTTTTAGGTGAAGAATCCTATTTGGATAACAAATTAAATAGATCGTACATAGCAAATAAGGTATTTACAAATCCTGATTTGTTAGCTAAATTAAATGCAATTGTTCATCCCGCAGTAAAAGATCATTTCATTTCTTGGGTTAAAAATCAAGAATTCCCGTATATTATTCAAGAAACTGCAATTATATTTGAAAATTCTTCCGAAGATAGATTTGCTAAAATAATATTAGTTACTGCTCCAGAAAAAATTAGAATAGAACGGGTTGTTTCACGGGACCATATTTCTATTGAAAAAGTTAAAGAACGCATTGATAATCAATGGTCTGATGAAAAGAAAGCTGCTTTATCAGACTTTGTGATCAATAATTTAGATTTAGAAAAGACTTCTTTTCTCGTGGCAGAAATTCATAAACAACTTCTTAAATTATCTTCTTTTACTTCTAAATTTTAA
- a CDS encoding sensor histidine kinase KdpD gives MNRRLFILLVILMSVSLIGIIFVQGYWIKQSVEDKEEQFTSMVTEILNKVTEKIEKRELADYTSELLKIRDSAGGQAKAPDLLKNIFFMERDMNSNEITYYSHGILEESYSVPSTFFDTNNIGFGLDSTILKNYTSIRNKTIFKEDYGLDGKANMLTPIQKLEKIGGLTSIEKAAWEDVFKEKAKTRPIHKRVTRQEIELLLDMELKNRNINTEYEYGIYSRSLPTKVKSRKFKFAKSSTLYKYPIFKDSDGESNFALLVTFPAKKKYLIRTILPMAILSLLFTLVIVVAYTSAIYQLIRQKQISEIKSDFINNMTHEFKTPIATINLAVEAIRNPKIIDDKEKVERYLTMIKDENKRMHAQVENVLRISKLEKNQLDISKDRVDIHDIIHDAMAHVELIVDDRGGYIHLHLEAESSEVLASDMHFTNVIVNILDNAIKYSPEAPKIDVYTEVANNNIIIKIKDQGAGMSKAVLKKVFEKFYREHTGNIHNVKGHGLGLSYVKKIIEDHQGEVYVESEKGKGSTFYVKLPLI, from the coding sequence ATGAATAGACGCTTATTTATTCTTCTTGTCATCTTAATGAGTGTGTCTCTAATAGGAATAATTTTTGTTCAAGGCTATTGGATAAAACAGTCAGTAGAGGATAAGGAGGAACAGTTTACAAGTATGGTGACAGAGATTTTGAATAAAGTCACCGAGAAAATTGAAAAAAGAGAACTTGCAGATTATACAAGCGAACTTTTGAAAATTAGAGATAGTGCAGGTGGGCAGGCAAAGGCACCAGATCTGCTAAAGAATATCTTCTTTATGGAAAGAGATATGAACTCTAATGAAATAACGTATTATTCACACGGGATACTTGAGGAGAGTTATAGTGTCCCATCAACGTTCTTTGACACTAATAATATTGGTTTTGGATTAGATTCTACGATTCTAAAAAACTATACGAGCATACGTAATAAAACTATTTTCAAAGAAGATTATGGTTTAGACGGTAAGGCTAATATGTTAACACCTATACAGAAGTTAGAAAAAATAGGCGGATTAACCTCTATTGAAAAAGCTGCTTGGGAAGATGTTTTTAAAGAAAAAGCGAAGACGAGGCCTATTCATAAGCGTGTTACACGACAAGAGATAGAACTTTTGTTAGATATGGAGCTTAAAAATAGGAATATAAATACGGAATATGAATATGGTATTTATAGCCGAAGTCTCCCTACAAAAGTAAAGTCTAGAAAATTCAAATTTGCAAAGAGTAGTACGCTTTATAAATATCCAATTTTTAAGGATTCTGATGGAGAGAGCAATTTTGCATTGCTCGTTACCTTTCCTGCAAAAAAGAAATATTTAATTCGGACGATTCTGCCTATGGCAATTTTGTCTTTGTTATTTACCTTAGTAATTGTGGTAGCGTATACCAGTGCTATTTATCAATTGATTCGACAAAAGCAGATTTCGGAAATAAAGTCGGACTTTATTAATAACATGACGCACGAGTTTAAAACACCAATTGCCACAATAAATCTTGCAGTAGAAGCGATTAGGAATCCTAAAATTATTGACGATAAAGAAAAGGTGGAGCGGTACCTAACAATGATTAAAGATGAGAATAAAAGAATGCATGCTCAGGTAGAGAATGTACTCCGAATTTCTAAACTTGAAAAAAATCAGTTAGATATAAGTAAGGATAGAGTAGACATACACGACATAATACATGATGCAATGGCACATGTAGAGTTAATTGTAGACGATAGAGGTGGGTATATTCACCTTCACTTAGAAGCAGAGAGTAGTGAAGTATTAGCCAGTGACATGCACTTTACTAATGTTATCGTTAATATATTAGACAATGCTATTAAGTATTCGCCAGAGGCGCCTAAAATAGATGTGTATACAGAAGTTGCGAATAATAATATTATTATAAAAATAAAAGATCAGGGTGCAGGAATGAGCAAAGCTGTTTTGAAAAAGGTTTTTGAAAAGTTTTACAGAGAGCACACAGGTAACATACATAATGTAAAAGGTCACGGATTAGGATTGTCCTACGTGAAAAAAATTATTGAAGATCATCAAGGTGAAGTTTACGTTGAGAGTGAGAAAGGAAAAGGAAGTACATTCTACGTGAAATTACCTTTAATATAA
- a CDS encoding GntP family permease, which translates to METQLILAVIFGIAILLFLILKLKINAFIALLIGSITVGLVAGLNATEIIDTVKNGMGGTLGFVATVVGLGAMFGAILESSGGAKTIANFMISKFGLKNAPSAMVISGFLIAIPVFFDVAFIILVPMIYALQRKTKKSLLLYAIPLLAGLAITHAFIPPTPGPIAVADIIGAELGWVILIGFIVGIPTALVSGLLFGKYIAKKIHVEAPEETESTVHDRLPEIGITLGIIGTPILLILLNTFMTSGVLGDVDPQVLNFIELVGHPFTALIIANLLAWYFFGIKRGMSKNELFKITSKSLEPAGTIILLTGAGGVFKQVLTDTGAGELLATSLSDVGFPVLAFAFTTAAIVRIIQGSSTVAMITSAGLVAPLLIEASLSKPELACLVIAIASGASIFSHVNDSGFWLVGQYLRISEKDTFKSWTMMTTILALTGFISVCIINLFL; encoded by the coding sequence GTGGAAACTCAACTGATCCTCGCAGTTATATTTGGTATAGCTATCCTTTTATTTTTAATCCTTAAGCTTAAAATCAACGCTTTTATAGCTTTATTAATTGGAAGTATTACTGTAGGCTTAGTTGCTGGTTTAAATGCTACAGAAATTATTGATACCGTAAAAAATGGTATGGGGGGCACCTTAGGTTTCGTCGCTACAGTTGTTGGTTTAGGAGCAATGTTTGGGGCAATACTAGAAAGTTCTGGTGGCGCAAAAACCATCGCTAATTTTATGATCTCTAAATTCGGATTAAAAAATGCTCCTTCTGCAATGGTTATTTCTGGATTTTTAATCGCAATCCCCGTATTTTTTGATGTTGCTTTTATTATTCTAGTACCTATGATCTATGCCTTACAGCGTAAAACAAAAAAATCATTATTACTATACGCTATTCCTCTATTAGCAGGTTTAGCCATTACGCACGCTTTTATCCCTCCCACTCCAGGCCCTATTGCTGTGGCTGATATTATTGGAGCAGAATTAGGTTGGGTAATTCTTATAGGGTTCATTGTAGGCATCCCTACCGCTTTGGTTAGTGGGTTGCTTTTTGGAAAATACATTGCAAAAAAAATACACGTTGAAGCCCCTGAAGAAACAGAAAGTACAGTTCATGATCGTCTGCCAGAAATAGGAATCACCTTAGGTATAATTGGCACACCCATTTTACTGATTTTATTAAATACTTTTATGACTAGTGGTGTCCTAGGGGATGTTGATCCACAAGTATTAAATTTTATTGAATTAGTCGGTCATCCCTTCACCGCATTAATTATCGCGAATTTATTAGCTTGGTATTTTTTTGGTATCAAACGCGGAATGAGCAAAAATGAATTGTTTAAAATCACAAGCAAATCTCTTGAACCTGCAGGAACAATAATTTTATTAACAGGAGCAGGCGGCGTTTTTAAACAAGTTCTAACAGATACAGGAGCGGGTGAATTACTAGCTACTTCCTTAAGTGATGTAGGTTTTCCTGTTTTAGCTTTTGCATTCACCACTGCGGCTATAGTACGTATTATTCAAGGATCTTCTACTGTGGCCATGATTACTTCTGCCGGTCTTGTTGCACCATTACTTATTGAAGCTTCGCTTAGCAAACCAGAATTAGCTTGTTTGGTTATTGCTATTGCTTCTGGAGCCAGTATTTTTTCACATGTAAATGATAGCGGATTTTGGCTTGTGGGACAATACCTTAGAATATCGGAAAAAGACACCTTTAAATCTTGGACCATGATGACGACCATTTTAGCACTAACTGGCTTTATTTCGGTTTGCATCATTAATCTTTTTCTATAA